TTTTATTATTTTTACCCTTATGGTAAGAAACTTTTATTATTTCATAGTACTTATTCTCATCTTTACAAAGTTCTTCATCTAGTATATTATGTCCATTCTTTAATATATATTCCCTAAGTACCTCTGGATTTTGAACGGGTTGCAATATTACATAATTTAATTTTTTAAAAACTTCAATACTTTCTTCTAATATATCCCTTATTAGATTTCCACCCATTCCAGCTATAACAGCACAATCTGCTTCTCCAGGAATAATAGTTGTAAGACCTGGTCCCAATCTGCATTGTATGCTATTAGATTTATGAAAAAATTTGATATTTTTTTTCGCCTTTTCTACAGGACCTTTATTTATATCTGAAGCAATAGCAGTTTTACAAATTTTCTCATCTATCAAATATATTGGTAAATATCCATGATCTGTT
This genomic window from Clostridium pasteurianum DSM 525 = ATCC 6013 contains:
- a CDS encoding tRNA (adenine(22)-N(1))-methyltransferase, which translates into the protein MDISNRLKTIANMVDKCECMADIGTDHGYLPIYLIDEKICKTAIASDINKGPVEKAKKNIKFFHKSNSIQCRLGPGLTTIIPGEADCAVIAGMGGNLIRDILEESIEVFKKLNYVILQPVQNPEVLREYILKNGHNILDEELCKDENKYYEIIKVSYHKGKNNKNIDAIYCEISEKLLQKKHYLLKDYIFFKIEKYDKILSSIIDNSRLAMNRKNEIKTKIVKLKELLKCL